From a region of the Kaistia sp. 32K genome:
- the choV gene encoding choline ABC transporter ATP-binding protein, with protein MPAIRFDKVDIVFGDRRKKAQALIDQGRTRDEILAETGAVLGAAGVELTVERGEICVLMGLSGSGKSTVLRAVNGLNEVARGKVLVSHDGAEVDVTHCGADVLREIRMRTVSMVFQQFGLFPWRTVRENVGFGLEIRGIPAAERKRIVDEKLAMVGLSQWADKHAHQLSGGMQQRVGLARAFATDAEILLMDEPFSALDPLIRDKMQDELLDLQRRIQKTILFVSHDLDEAMKIGNKIAIMEAGRIVQCGTAEDILLRPATPYVADFVKHTNPLNVLRGRSVMTPAGALKRGEGTVLLDREGLVRVRVDAGDRPVGVDVNGREGSLGRVNGNAAAFDTPCDLIVAPVDLKLATAIALKRRTEHPIVFVDADGRLAGLCGDDEIYSSLLRRTA; from the coding sequence TCCGCTTCGACAAGGTCGACATCGTCTTCGGCGATCGTCGCAAGAAGGCGCAGGCGCTGATCGACCAGGGCCGGACGCGCGACGAGATCCTGGCGGAAACCGGCGCCGTCCTCGGCGCGGCGGGCGTCGAGTTGACCGTCGAACGCGGCGAGATCTGCGTGCTGATGGGCCTGTCCGGCTCGGGCAAGTCGACGGTGCTGCGCGCCGTCAACGGGCTGAACGAGGTGGCGCGCGGCAAGGTTCTCGTCTCGCATGACGGCGCCGAGGTCGATGTCACACATTGCGGCGCCGACGTGCTGCGCGAGATCCGCATGCGCACCGTCTCGATGGTGTTCCAGCAATTCGGCCTGTTCCCCTGGCGCACCGTGCGCGAAAATGTCGGCTTCGGGCTGGAAATCCGCGGAATTCCGGCCGCCGAGCGCAAGCGCATCGTCGACGAGAAGCTCGCCATGGTCGGCCTGTCGCAATGGGCCGACAAGCACGCGCATCAGCTTTCCGGCGGCATGCAGCAGCGCGTCGGACTGGCGCGGGCCTTCGCCACCGATGCCGAGATCCTCCTGATGGACGAGCCGTTCTCGGCGCTCGATCCGCTGATCCGCGACAAGATGCAGGACGAGCTCCTGGACCTGCAGCGCCGCATCCAGAAGACCATCCTCTTCGTCAGCCACGACCTCGACGAGGCGATGAAGATCGGCAACAAGATCGCCATCATGGAGGCGGGCCGCATCGTCCAGTGCGGCACGGCCGAGGACATATTGCTGCGGCCGGCGACGCCCTACGTCGCCGATTTCGTCAAGCATACCAATCCCTTGAACGTACTGCGCGGTCGCTCGGTGATGACGCCGGCAGGCGCGCTTAAGCGTGGCGAGGGCACGGTGCTGCTCGACCGCGAAGGGCTCGTCCGCGTCCGCGTCGATGCCGGCGACCGCCCGGTCGGCGTCGACGTCAACGGCCGCGAGGGCAGTCTCGGCCGCGTCAACGGCAATGCCGCCGCCTTCGACACGCCCTGCGACCTGATCGTCGCCCCGGTCGATTTGAAGCTCGCGACCGCGATCGCGCTGAAGCGGAGAACCGAGCATCCGATCGTCTTCGTCGACGCGGACGGACGTCTCGCCGGCCTCTGCGGCGACGACGAGATCTATTCGAGCCTGCTCCGCCGAACGGCCTAA
- a CDS encoding Xaa-Pro peptidase family protein has protein sequence MFDLDTAQRFMQAEGIDAWLLVDYRGSNPLLWHILGVVRNPTRRAFLVVPRSGPPVLLIHTVDQFFFHDVELDKRIYRGWVEMRAMLRELLGPGQRLALEYSEEGGVPTVSWADAGTVELLRSWGYAIASSADLFQVSAAAWDDFAIESHKRACVVVAGIKDAAFDRVKTAIRVNKPLTEFELQQFIFSEFDRLGLETEGQPVVQVNGHSGIVSYEPKPEGSALIGAGDWLLIDFWARYPGERNVYSDIAWGAYAGATIPPRLQEIFDIVRRARDAALQAIEKAWQSGEVLEGWQVDDVARGLIAAAGYGDNFHHRTGHSMGPGKRLHGLGVNLDNLETHDTRRILPRTGFSIEPGIYLPEFGVRLEINVFLDPAEGPTVTTPIQDEIVRVV, from the coding sequence ATGTTCGATCTCGACACCGCCCAGCGCTTCATGCAGGCCGAGGGCATCGATGCCTGGCTGCTGGTCGACTATCGCGGCAGCAACCCGCTGCTCTGGCACATCCTCGGCGTCGTCCGGAATCCCACCCGACGCGCCTTCCTGGTCGTGCCGCGTTCCGGCCCGCCCGTGCTGCTGATCCATACCGTCGACCAGTTCTTCTTCCACGACGTCGAACTCGACAAGCGGATCTATCGCGGCTGGGTCGAGATGCGGGCGATGCTCCGCGAGTTGCTCGGACCGGGGCAGCGGCTCGCGCTCGAATATTCGGAAGAGGGCGGCGTGCCGACCGTCTCCTGGGCGGATGCCGGCACGGTCGAGCTGCTCCGGAGCTGGGGCTACGCCATCGCCTCCTCGGCCGACCTGTTCCAGGTCTCGGCCGCCGCCTGGGACGACTTCGCGATTGAAAGCCACAAGCGCGCCTGCGTCGTCGTCGCCGGCATCAAGGATGCCGCCTTCGATCGCGTGAAAACGGCCATCAGGGTTAACAAACCGCTAACGGAATTCGAGCTGCAGCAGTTCATCTTCTCCGAGTTCGACCGCCTCGGTCTGGAGACCGAAGGCCAGCCGGTCGTGCAGGTGAACGGCCATTCCGGCATCGTCTCCTACGAGCCGAAGCCGGAGGGTTCCGCCCTTATCGGCGCCGGCGACTGGCTGTTGATCGATTTCTGGGCCCGCTATCCCGGCGAGCGCAACGTCTATTCCGACATTGCCTGGGGCGCCTATGCCGGCGCGACGATCCCGCCGAGGCTCCAGGAAATCTTCGACATCGTCCGCCGCGCCCGCGACGCGGCGCTGCAAGCGATTGAGAAAGCTTGGCAATCCGGCGAAGTGCTGGAAGGCTGGCAGGTCGACGACGTGGCGCGCGGCCTCATCGCGGCGGCCGGCTACGGCGACAATTTCCACCACCGCACCGGCCACAGCATGGGTCCGGGCAAGCGGCTGCACGGGCTCGGCGTCAATCTCGACAACCTCGAAACCCACGACACCCGCCGGATCCTGCCGCGCACCGGATTTTCCATCGAGCCCGGCATCTATTTGCCCGAGTTCGGCGTCCGGCTCGAGATCAATGTCTTCCTCGATCCGGCGGAAGGCCCCACCGTCACGACGCCGATCCAGGACGAAATCGTCAGAGTTGTCTGA